The following are encoded together in the Candidatus Methylomirabilis oxygeniifera genome:
- a CDS encoding conserved protein of unknown function (Evidence 4 : Homologs of previously reported genes of unknown function) — protein sequence MSHYIHDIPGRLRVRTPVIQRNPHLAQEVYGLLAVLRGIESVTVKVVTGSIVIHYDHKVIRSREIIAALTHAGYFDPKKAITHDDYLHDACVKTGKIVWKAFFGAFVDTALEGSALSFIAILI from the coding sequence GTGAGTCACTATATCCACGATATACCGGGAAGGCTCAGGGTGAGGACGCCCGTGATCCAGCGCAATCCCCATCTTGCCCAGGAAGTCTACGGGCTGTTGGCGGTGCTTCGCGGAATAGAGAGCGTGACAGTCAAGGTCGTGACCGGGAGTATCGTGATTCACTATGACCACAAGGTGATCCGGTCGCGAGAGATTATTGCCGCCCTCACCCACGCCGGTTATTTTGATCCGAAGAAGGCGATCACCCACGATGACTACCTGCATGACGCATGCGTCAAGACCGGCAAGATCGTGTGGAAGGCCTTCTTTGGGGCTTTTGTAGATACGGCACTTGAAGGGTCCGCGCTGTCGTTCATCGCAATTCTGATATAG
- a CDS encoding protein of unknown function (Evidence 5 : No homology to any previously reported sequences) translates to MLITLKVDGSSYNRLVAKSEVKRGYLLGLSPYFDDQFVLSPIDGTIERISYNREEQALRISIRPMGGQRLAA, encoded by the coding sequence ATGCTGATTACGTTGAAGGTTGATGGGAGTTCTTACAACCGACTGGTCGCAAAGAGCGAGGTAAAGAGGGGCTACCTGTTAGGCCTCTCTCCATATTTCGATGATCAATTTGTACTGAGCCCCATCGATGGAACCATCGAACGAATTTCGTACAACAGGGAAGAGCAGGCACTGCGTATCAGTATTCGACCAATGGGCGGGCAACGACTGGCGGCGTAA
- a CDS encoding conserved membrane protein of unknown function (Evidence 4 : Homologs of previously reported genes of unknown function) — translation MEDSTKVVAPGEPLQAARPVLVPRRKITRRLLLDRVARWIVTLGGAAIIVSILAILFVIAAGVYPLFRKPTAVLPGELTTSLDSAPLAVGVDEYREIGYVVTASGVQFVSVRDGTSLPSNPLQGLHGATVVGTSGLGRGPLLLGLSDGRAIPVEVGFSVTFPDGKRRVEAELTTVDPIAVDPEQHPLTRLAYASTPNGPMTAAAIGQKTLILVTVKETKALIGPTTKEESRQRLTLPIEGEITSLALDGRGEDLFVGTSSGQIIRVDLRDPNDPKVADIAAATTRPGIGVSMVGFLIGDRTLIVGDAMGGVGSWQLVQADGEGQRLAKVHDFLAHTGPVVAFAPSRRDKGFVTADASGIIHIHYGTTGKTLLTLTAGEEGLSAVTFAPKVDGVMTVNAKGGLSHWTVENPHPEISWGSLFGKLWYEGYPAPTYVWQSTGGTDDFEAKFSLTPLIFGTVKGTFYALLFAIPLALLGALYASQFMHPTLKGIVKPTVEIMAALPSVVLGFLAGLWLAPFVEKVVPGLFLMPIITTLLILIAVFCWRFVPISVRSRIKAGTEVALLIPIVILGGWISFQLGGTIERLLLSGDYRGWLLSVLGLTYDQRNSLVVGIAMGFAVIPIIFTIAEDSLSSVPQHLVAGSLALGATRWQTALRVVLPTASPGIFSAIMIGFGRAVGETMIVLMATGNTPVMDWSIFNGFRALSANIAVELPEAPDGGTLFRILFLAALLLFVMTFIVNTLAELVRLKLRQRYRSL, via the coding sequence ATGGAAGACAGTACAAAGGTTGTTGCACCGGGCGAGCCGCTACAAGCGGCTCGCCCGGTTCTCGTCCCGCGCCGTAAGATCACGCGGCGTCTCCTGCTGGATCGCGTCGCCCGTTGGATCGTGACGCTCGGGGGGGCAGCGATCATCGTCTCCATTCTGGCCATCCTGTTCGTCATTGCCGCCGGGGTCTACCCCCTCTTCAGGAAGCCCACAGCGGTGCTGCCTGGAGAGCTCACCACGAGCCTCGATTCGGCCCCGCTCGCGGTCGGGGTGGATGAATACCGTGAGATCGGCTACGTGGTCACAGCCTCCGGCGTACAATTCGTGTCCGTCAGGGACGGAACGTCGCTGCCATCTAATCCGCTGCAGGGACTGCACGGCGCCACGGTCGTCGGGACATCGGGCTTGGGACGAGGCCCGCTCTTGTTGGGACTCTCGGATGGGCGCGCGATCCCCGTAGAGGTCGGGTTCTCGGTCACCTTCCCGGATGGAAAGCGCCGTGTCGAAGCCGAGTTGACGACTGTCGATCCAATTGCAGTTGATCCGGAGCAACATCCACTGACGCGGCTCGCCTACGCCTCTACCCCCAACGGGCCTATGACAGCGGCTGCTATCGGTCAAAAGACTCTCATTCTCGTCACCGTCAAAGAGACGAAGGCCCTGATCGGTCCAACCACGAAGGAAGAGTCGCGCCAACGCCTCACTCTACCGATCGAGGGGGAGATCACTTCGCTTGCCCTTGATGGTCGCGGCGAGGATCTGTTCGTCGGAACATCGTCCGGCCAAATCATCAGGGTAGACCTTCGAGACCCGAACGATCCGAAGGTTGCCGACATTGCCGCTGCCACAACCCGACCCGGAATCGGCGTAAGTATGGTGGGATTCCTGATCGGAGACCGCACGCTGATCGTGGGTGATGCGATGGGCGGCGTCGGCTCGTGGCAACTCGTGCAAGCGGATGGTGAAGGGCAGCGCCTGGCGAAGGTCCATGACTTTCTGGCCCACACGGGGCCCGTCGTCGCCTTCGCCCCGTCCCGTCGCGATAAGGGGTTTGTGACGGCGGACGCCTCCGGTATCATCCACATCCACTATGGCACCACGGGGAAGACCTTACTGACCCTGACGGCCGGAGAAGAGGGACTGAGCGCGGTCACCTTCGCCCCTAAAGTCGACGGCGTCATGACAGTGAATGCGAAGGGGGGCCTCTCACATTGGACCGTAGAGAACCCCCACCCGGAGATCAGTTGGGGGAGCCTATTCGGCAAGCTCTGGTACGAGGGGTACCCCGCGCCGACTTATGTCTGGCAGTCCACCGGAGGGACCGACGACTTTGAGGCAAAGTTCAGCCTCACCCCGCTCATCTTTGGAACGGTCAAAGGGACATTCTACGCTCTGCTCTTCGCGATCCCGCTGGCGCTCCTGGGCGCCCTGTACGCCTCCCAGTTCATGCACCCGACGCTCAAGGGGATCGTGAAGCCAACCGTAGAGATTATGGCTGCGCTTCCGAGCGTCGTCCTGGGATTCCTGGCAGGCCTTTGGCTTGCGCCCTTTGTCGAAAAGGTCGTTCCCGGCCTCTTCCTCATGCCGATCATAACCACACTCCTCATTCTGATCGCAGTCTTCTGCTGGCGATTCGTTCCCATTAGCGTCCGCAGCCGGATCAAGGCGGGCACCGAGGTCGCCCTGCTCATCCCGATCGTCATCCTCGGAGGCTGGATCTCCTTTCAGCTCGGTGGAACAATCGAGCGCCTGTTGCTGTCGGGCGACTATCGAGGCTGGCTCTTGAGTGTTCTTGGGCTCACCTATGATCAACGAAACTCCCTGGTAGTAGGCATCGCCATGGGCTTCGCTGTCATCCCGATTATCTTTACCATTGCCGAGGATTCGCTCTCCAGCGTGCCTCAACACCTTGTGGCCGGTTCGCTCGCGCTTGGCGCCACCCGGTGGCAGACCGCACTGAGGGTCGTCCTGCCGACGGCGAGCCCTGGGATCTTCTCCGCTATTATGATCGGCTTCGGAAGGGCGGTGGGCGAGACGATGATCGTCCTGATGGCCACGGGGAATACGCCGGTGATGGACTGGAGTATCTTCAACGGCTTTCGGGCTCTCTCGGCCAACATCGCCGTGGAGCTCCCTGAGGCGCCTGATGGCGGGACGCTCTTCCGGATCCTCTTCCTGGCAGCCCTCCTACTCTTCGTGATGACATTCATCGTGAACACCCTGGCCGAATTGGTCCGCCTGAAGCTCCGGCAGAGGTATCGCTCCCTATGA
- a CDS encoding protein of unknown function (Evidence 5 : No homology to any previously reported sequences) gives MRYRIKEHKGSLIIRLDGKAADNEEARLHRVLLPLLRRHGVKVVINLTGLDELGIPELGVLGAIRQEVKAQDGTLRLYALQDELRAQFDWNPFLQVYALYHDLESSFSQMPDLPLKRSA, from the coding sequence ATGCGATACCGGATCAAGGAGCACAAAGGGAGTCTGATCATCAGGCTTGATGGGAAGGCGGCAGACAACGAGGAGGCACGGTTACACCGGGTCCTCTTGCCGTTGCTGCGGCGCCACGGTGTGAAAGTCGTCATCAACCTGACCGGGCTTGACGAGCTCGGCATCCCGGAGCTGGGCGTCCTAGGGGCTATCCGCCAGGAGGTCAAGGCGCAGGATGGTACCCTCAGGCTGTACGCTCTTCAAGATGAACTTCGGGCGCAATTCGATTGGAATCCCTTCCTTCAGGTTTATGCACTGTACCACGACCTTGAAAGCAGCTTCTCACAGATGCCGGATCTGCCACTGAAGCGGTCGGCCTGA
- a CDS encoding putative Phosphate-selective porin O and P precursor (Evidence 3 : Function proposed based on presence of conserved amino acid motif, structural feature or limited homology) has protein sequence MGRFLRKIFFLAITVSIALAFGPLASAPVAAQTKEDKAVLDELLDILKDKGHITEDKYQELKTRAKKEGAERLLAGLKDWTPYLKSADGQHKVELHGRLNFDVRSYEGDAKKLDSNRSNASPTRSDLITNLLVRRARLGIDATFFKYLDFKVEGEFSEGSSFNLTDGYGELNYWPEFRVRGGQYKVPFSFEELTSSRFIDFVERSVVNNLVPARDVGGMVHGSLLGGSLDYSAGIFNGTGANSSDKNDAKDYAGRLLVRPFKMLDIPALQKLHIAGHMTYGDQDKGESLRGRTDARFEFFPRVTTQGDRVRYGFEVVHAYGPVGLYGEYVKTREERDGLGAGGSDLDDVEGRGWYVAGTWLITGEEKVHGKAPKVKKNFDPRTGGFGALELTARFAQLDFISDDPLASPGENGVDAMTLGFNWYLSPNVRLMFNYVNNWYDNDKMTAVKGDEKSWEILSRLAVWF, from the coding sequence ATGGGACGATTTCTACGCAAGATCTTTTTCCTCGCAATAACAGTTAGCATTGCCCTGGCGTTCGGTCCGCTCGCTTCGGCGCCTGTGGCAGCTCAAACAAAAGAGGATAAGGCGGTCCTGGACGAATTACTGGACATCTTGAAAGACAAAGGCCACATTACCGAGGACAAGTACCAGGAACTCAAGACGCGGGCCAAAAAGGAAGGGGCCGAGAGACTCCTGGCCGGGCTTAAGGACTGGACCCCCTACCTCAAATCCGCCGACGGGCAGCACAAGGTCGAATTGCACGGGCGACTCAATTTCGATGTACGCTCCTACGAGGGGGATGCCAAGAAACTGGACAGCAACCGTAGCAACGCCTCCCCCACCCGCAGCGACCTCATCACAAATCTCCTGGTCCGCAGAGCTCGCCTCGGGATCGATGCGACGTTTTTCAAGTACTTGGACTTTAAAGTGGAGGGAGAATTCAGCGAGGGGAGCTCATTCAACTTGACTGATGGCTACGGCGAATTGAACTACTGGCCGGAGTTCAGGGTCCGAGGCGGCCAGTACAAGGTTCCCTTCAGCTTCGAGGAGCTGACCTCTTCCCGGTTCATCGACTTCGTGGAGCGGTCGGTCGTCAACAATCTTGTTCCAGCCCGTGACGTCGGCGGCATGGTCCACGGATCTCTTCTTGGAGGTTCGCTCGACTATTCGGCCGGAATCTTCAACGGCACCGGAGCGAACAGTTCGGATAAGAATGACGCCAAGGATTACGCGGGTCGTCTGTTGGTTCGCCCATTCAAGATGCTCGACATTCCAGCACTCCAAAAGCTCCATATCGCCGGCCACATGACCTACGGCGATCAGGATAAGGGAGAAAGTCTTCGTGGCCGTACCGATGCCCGGTTTGAGTTCTTCCCACGCGTTACGACGCAAGGCGATCGCGTTCGTTACGGCTTCGAGGTGGTCCACGCCTATGGCCCCGTTGGGTTGTACGGTGAGTATGTCAAGACAAGAGAAGAGCGAGACGGCCTCGGCGCTGGAGGGAGCGACCTTGACGATGTCGAGGGCCGTGGTTGGTACGTCGCCGGGACCTGGCTCATCACGGGTGAGGAAAAGGTTCACGGGAAGGCACCCAAAGTCAAAAAGAATTTCGATCCCAGGACTGGTGGCTTTGGCGCACTGGAACTGACGGCCCGATTTGCTCAGCTCGACTTCATTTCCGACGATCCACTGGCCAGCCCTGGCGAGAACGGTGTCGATGCAATGACCCTCGGCTTCAACTGGTACCTCAGCCCGAACGTCCGCCTGATGTTCAACTATGTCAACAACTGGTATGACAACGACAAGATGACCGCCGTCAAGGGCGACGAGAAGTCGTGGGAGATTCTGTCGCGACTGGCGGTCTGGTTCTAG
- the PstS gene encoding Strongly similar to phosphate binding protein of ABC-type phosphate transport system, producing the protein MFRQKNGTKKKGYTFLLLLAEIVCAVLLWSALAMADVLKVDPTLPTYKAVSGVSGNLSSVGSDTLNNLMTFWAETFNKFYPNVKIQIEGKGSSTAPPALISGTAQLGPMSRPMKGTEIDAFEKKFGYKPTGLRSAVDALAVFVHKDNPIKCLTIAQVDAIFSKSRRYGHKEDIKTWGQLGLTGDWANRPISLFGRNSASGTYGFFKEHALKNGDYKDELKEQPGSASVVQGVAVDRYAMGYSGIGYATPDVRAVPLSEKEGGACAEATADNAYSGRYPLSRFLFIYVNRAPDKHLDPLTREFARFLLSKDGQQAVIKDGYFPIPNSIAKEELSKAL; encoded by the coding sequence ATGTTCAGACAGAAGAACGGTACAAAGAAAAAAGGTTATACGTTTTTACTGTTGCTTGCGGAGATCGTGTGCGCGGTCTTGCTCTGGTCTGCGCTCGCCATGGCGGATGTTCTCAAGGTCGATCCAACACTCCCGACCTACAAAGCGGTCAGCGGCGTCTCGGGTAACCTGTCGAGTGTCGGATCGGACACCTTGAACAATCTCATGACGTTCTGGGCCGAAACGTTCAATAAGTTTTACCCGAATGTCAAGATCCAGATCGAGGGGAAAGGCTCATCCACCGCTCCGCCGGCGCTGATCTCCGGCACCGCCCAGCTCGGCCCCATGTCTCGCCCCATGAAAGGGACCGAGATCGATGCCTTTGAAAAGAAGTTCGGCTATAAGCCCACCGGGCTGCGCAGTGCCGTGGACGCCCTGGCGGTCTTTGTGCATAAGGATAACCCGATCAAGTGTCTGACCATTGCGCAAGTGGACGCTATCTTTTCCAAGTCCAGGCGCTACGGTCATAAGGAAGACATCAAGACCTGGGGGCAGCTCGGCTTGACCGGCGACTGGGCCAATCGCCCGATCAGTCTATTTGGCCGAAACTCGGCCTCCGGAACGTACGGGTTCTTCAAGGAGCATGCGCTGAAGAACGGCGACTATAAAGATGAGTTGAAGGAACAGCCCGGCTCGGCCTCTGTCGTCCAGGGGGTGGCTGTTGATCGCTACGCCATGGGCTATAGCGGCATCGGCTACGCGACGCCTGACGTCCGCGCTGTTCCGCTGAGCGAAAAAGAAGGCGGCGCGTGCGCTGAGGCCACAGCAGACAACGCCTATTCCGGAAGGTACCCACTGTCACGATTTCTGTTCATCTACGTCAATAGGGCGCCGGACAAGCACCTTGACCCTCTCACCCGTGAGTTCGCCAGGTTTTTACTCTCAAAGGATGGACAACAGGCCGTGATCAAGGATGGATACTTTCCAATCCCCAACTCCATCGCCAAGGAAGAGCTGAGCAAGGCGCTCTAA